From one Selenomonadales bacterium genomic stretch:
- a CDS encoding HDIG domain-containing protein, whose translation MQRTDALELVRQHVKNKNLIKHMVAVEVVMGALARRLVENDALWRLTGLLHDIDYDQTAEKPAEHSKLGAQMLAELQLPAELVQAVLVHNEAHGIPRSTRLDKALYCSDPVTGLIVAGALIHPSKKIANIDPDFILNRYGEKSFARGADREAIASCEELGLTLREFVTLALAAMQDSATELGL comes from the coding sequence ATGCAACGTACCGATGCCCTAGAGCTTGTCAGGCAGCACGTGAAGAACAAGAACCTTATTAAGCACATGGTGGCAGTGGAAGTCGTCATGGGTGCTTTGGCGCGACGCTTAGTCGAGAACGACGCCCTTTGGCGGCTGACCGGCTTGCTGCACGATATCGACTACGACCAAACGGCCGAGAAGCCCGCAGAGCACAGCAAGCTCGGGGCGCAGATGTTAGCGGAGCTACAGCTCCCGGCTGAACTGGTTCAGGCAGTGCTGGTGCATAACGAGGCGCACGGAATCCCGCGCAGCACTAGGCTCGACAAAGCGCTCTACTGCAGCGACCCCGTGACTGGGCTTATTGTGGCCGGTGCGCTGATACATCCCAGCAAAAAAATAGCTAACATCGACCCGGACTTTATCCTAAACCGCTACGGCGAGAAGAGCTTTGCCCGCGGGGCTGACCGAGAGGCCATCGCCTCCTGCGAGGAACTCGGGTTAACCCTGCGAGAGTTTGTCACCCTCGCCCTTGCGGCTATGCAGGATTCGGCGACCGAGTTAGGACTATAG